The genomic DNA TATCTCACCTGCCAGATCAATGCCCGTCTTCTCACCAAATCCAAACATATTCATGTACTTCTTGATCTTGGTGATACCCAAGCCGGGCTGACTCTCAAAGCCGCCGCCGATCTGATAAAAATACACGTTTGAAGAGACAGCAAGGGCTTCGCGCATGTCCACCGCGCCATGAGCTTTCCAGTCAGCAAAAGATGTCGACTCATCCGGATCGTAGGGATTCGGCACAACAAGAGATCCGGTACTCATGATGGTTTTGGATGGTGAGATAATGTCCTCATGAAGCGCCCCAAGCGCAAGAAATGGCTTCACGATCGATCCGGCAACAAATGAACCTCCGATAACCCGGTTAAGAAACGGATTTCCTTCTATCTCTTGGATTTTTTGGATGGCCTCACTGTCCCCTTCGGTCATGATGCCCGAATCGTATTCAGGATAACTGGTTAGAGCGAGCACTTCCCCGGTTTCTACATCCATGATAGCACCGGCTCCGCCCTGAAAACCGGAATCGATCGATCGGTCACGTATAAGTTCGAAAAGTTTATGTTGAACATCACTATCGATCGCGAGATGAAGATTTTTACCGTTTTGAGGATGACGTACAGTGCTCCCCGAGCGAATAGTATTTTGTGCATCGATCTCAACGATCTGGATGCCATGCTGACCACTCAAATAATTATTAAAAGATTCTTCAACACCGCTTTTTCCATCGTAACTTACTCGATAATAGACACCCGACGAATCACGCGATGGATATTTAAGATACCCAAGTAAATGTGACAGACCAGTCTTCGACGTGTATTTACGATGTGCAAAATCATCTGTTGAAGTGGCAGTGTAATTCCAAGCCAGGCGTGTACGATCTCGATCGAATACCGCTCCGCGTTCAGAAAATATAAGAGCATGCCGCAACCGATTCTCCTGACTACGCTGCGCAAAATCCTCCCCTCTCACAATCTGAAGACTTGCG from Candidatus Paceibacterota bacterium includes the following:
- a CDS encoding penicillin-binding transpeptidase domain-containing protein, which translates into the protein MRTILKAIRRFFGRGRGLEIYPEDVLLDSHNLPQFDRHHMEGRFDRRISFRVVVMTGMVFLLVSLIYTGRIASLQIVRGEDFAQRSQENRLRHALIFSERGAVFDRDRTRLAWNYTATSTDDFAHRKYTSKTGLSHLLGYLKYPSRDSSGVYYRVSYDGKSGVEESFNNYLSGQHGIQIVEIDAQNTIRSGSTVRHPQNGKNLHLAIDSDVQHKLFELIRDRSIDSGFQGGAGAIMDVETGEVLALTSYPEYDSGIMTEGDSEAIQKIQEIEGNPFLNRVIGGSFVAGSIVKPFLALGALHEDIISPSKTIMSTGSLVVPNPYDPDESTSFADWKAHGAVDMREALAVSSNVYFYQIGGGFESQPGLGITKIKKYMNMFGFGEKTGIDLAGEIKGVIPSPQWKQDNFEDQVWRVGDTYNTSIGQYGTLVTPIQALQATAAIANGGYRVQPMLRQSDRSQVTGEKDIPIAEEDFQVVREGMRRAVTSGTAAGLNTSFLDVAAKTGTAEIGKASVNSWIIGFYPYDEPKYAFVVVMERGPRENLYGGVWVMRNLIDWMHQEKSIYTAL